The Niastella koreensis GR20-10 genome includes a window with the following:
- the hisC gene encoding histidinol-phosphate transaminase, translated as MTFDLNNLLRENIKKLVPYSSARDEFKGEASTFLDANENSFGSPLTRWYNRYPDPMQLKVKEKLSSIKGVPIENIFLGNGSDECIDVLMRAFCEPGVDNILICPPTYGMYQVSANINDVNIKKVPLTPAFQLNLPAIEEAIDNNTKIIFLCSPNNPTGNSLDRDDIEVILNNYSGIVVIDEAYINFSRFRSFTQELTDYPNLVILQTLSKAWGLAALRVGMAFASAEIIHVMNKIKPPYNINQASQELALQALEEVGQVNDMIREIVAQRDILAKDLLTIPSVQKIYPSDANFLLVQVTNPKAIYNYLLEKGIVVRDRSSVELCAGCLRITVGTPAENVSVVNAMKNWTPA; from the coding sequence ATGACCTTCGATCTAAATAATTTATTAAGAGAAAATATAAAAAAGCTCGTTCCCTATTCTTCTGCCCGCGATGAATTTAAAGGCGAGGCCAGTACCTTTCTGGATGCTAATGAAAACAGTTTCGGATCGCCGCTTACCAGGTGGTATAACCGGTATCCCGATCCGATGCAGCTAAAAGTAAAAGAAAAATTATCCTCCATTAAGGGCGTTCCCATCGAGAACATTTTCCTGGGCAATGGCAGCGACGAATGTATCGATGTGCTGATGCGCGCCTTTTGCGAACCCGGAGTGGATAATATTCTTATTTGTCCGCCCACCTATGGGATGTACCAGGTAAGCGCGAACATCAACGATGTAAACATAAAGAAGGTACCGCTTACCCCTGCTTTTCAGTTAAACCTGCCGGCTATTGAAGAAGCCATTGACAACAATACCAAGATCATCTTTTTGTGCTCACCCAATAACCCAACCGGTAATTCACTGGACCGCGATGATATAGAAGTAATTTTAAATAACTACTCCGGCATTGTGGTGATAGATGAAGCTTATATTAACTTTTCCCGGTTCCGCTCCTTTACCCAGGAACTGACCGACTATCCCAACCTGGTGATCCTGCAAACCCTGTCAAAAGCCTGGGGACTGGCCGCCCTGCGTGTGGGTATGGCATTTGCATCAGCGGAGATCATTCATGTAATGAATAAGATCAAACCGCCTTATAATATCAACCAGGCTTCGCAGGAACTTGCGCTGCAGGCGCTGGAAGAAGTGGGTCAGGTGAATGACATGATCCGGGAAATTGTTGCCCAGCGCGATATCCTGGCCAAAGACCTGTTAACGATCCCTTCGGTTCAAAAGATCTATCCCTCCGATGCCAACTTTTTGCTGGTTCAGGTAACAAATCCTAAGGCCATATACAACTATTTGCTGGAAAAAGGCATCGTAGTACGCGACCGCAGCAGTGTAGAGCTGTGCGCGGGTTGTTTACGCATTACGGTGGGCACGCCTGCGGAAAACGTTTCCGTAGTTAATGCCATGAAAAACTGGACCCCGGCCTGA